Proteins encoded in a region of the Natator depressus isolate rNatDep1 chromosome 25, rNatDep2.hap1, whole genome shotgun sequence genome:
- the DAPK3 gene encoding death-associated protein kinase 3: protein MSTFRQENVEDHYEMGEELGSGQFAIVRKCREKKSGLEYAAKFIKKRRLSSSRRGVSREEIEREVDILREIQHPNIITLHDIFENKTDVVLILELVSGGELFDFLAEKESLTEEEATQFLKQILDGVHYLHSKRIAHFDLKPENIMLLDKNVPNPRIKLIDFGIAHKIEAGNEFKNIFGTPEFVAPEIVNYEPLGLEADMWSIGVITYILLSGASPFLGETKQETLTNISAVNYDFDEEYFSNTSELAKDFIRRLLVKDPKKRMTIAQSLEHPWIKVIKRRNVRNEDNGKKPERRRLKTTRLKEYTIKSHSSMPPNNTYINFERFSKVLEEVAAAEESLREMERNKKSFREDIEALRSIYEEKESWYKEENESISQDLRQIRQELQKTEALKKQTQEETKSTLLVANGLKRRYRKLENRYEALAKQVASEMKFVQELVWSMEQEKLQVGEGDCSIR from the exons ATGTCCACCTTCAGGCAGGAGAATGTGGAGGACCATTATGAGATGGGAGAAGAGCTGGGCAG TGGCCAGTTCGCCATTGTGCGGAAGTGCCGGGAGAAGAAAAGCGGCCTGGAGTATGCAGCCAAGTTCATCAAGAAGCGGCGCCTGTCGTCCAGCCGGCGGGGCGTGAGCCGGGAGGAGATCGAGAGGGAGGTGGACATCCTGCGGGAGATCCAGCACCCCAACATCATCACGCTCCACGACATCTTCGAGAACAAGACGGACGTGGTGCTGATCCTGGAGCTGGTCTCGGGGGGCGAGCTCTTTGACTTCCTGGCTGAGAAGGAGTCTCTGACGGAGGAAGAGGCCACCCAGTTCCTCAAACAGATCCTGGATGGGGTCCACTACTTGCATTCCAAGCGCATAGCGCACTTCGACCTGAAG CCTGAGAACATCATGCTGCTGGACAAGAACGTGCCAAACCCCCGCATCAAACTCATCGACTTCGGCATTGCTCACAAAATCGAAGCAGGGAACGAGTTCAAAAACATCTTTGGGACCCCGGAGTTTGTAG CCCCTGAAATCGTGAACTACGAGCCCTTGGGGCTGGAGGCTGACATGTG GAGCATCGGGGTCATCACATACATTCT TCTAAGTGGCGCCTCTCCGTTCCTGGGCGAAACGAAGCAAGAGACCCTGACGAACATCTCTGCTGTGAACTATGACTTCGACGAGGAGTATTTCAGCAACACCAGCGAGCTGGCCAAGGACTTCATCCGGCGCCTGCTCGTCAAGGATCCCAA GAAGCGGATGACAATTGCCCAGAGCTTGGAGCATCCTTGGATTAAG GTGATCAAGAGGAGGAACGTCCGCAACGAAGACAACGGCAAGAAGCCGGAGAGGCGGCGTCTCAAGACCACTCGGCTCAAGGAGTACACCATCAAGTCCCACTCCAGCATGCCCCCCAACAACACCTACATCAACTTTGAGCGCTTCTCCAAGGTCCTGGAGGAGGTGGCTGCGGCTGAGGAGAGCCTCCGGGAGATGGAGAGGAACAAGAAGTCCTTCCGGGAGGACATCGAAGCCTTGCGCTCCATCTACGAGGAGAAGGAGTCCTGGTACAAGGAGGAGAATGAGAGCATCAGCCAGGACCTGCGCCAGATCcggcaggagctgcagaagaCAGAGGCCCTGAAAAAGCAGACCCAGGAGGAGACCAAGAGCACCCTCCTGGTGGCCAATGGGCTTAAACGGCGCTACCGGAAGCTGGAGAACCGCTATGAGGCTCTGGCCAAGCAGGTGGCCTCAGAGATGAAGTTTGTGCAGGAGCTGGTGTGGTCAATGGAGCAGGAGAAGCTGCAGGTTGGAGAGGGGGACTGCAGCATCCGCTAG